Within uncultured Methanoregula sp., the genomic segment GATCTCCGGATTTGAATTCCCGCTTCGAAAGAATGTAATAACAGTACGCCACTGAGGTTCCGAGCTTCGCATCGAGCATGGCATATTTTTTCAGGAAATTGAGGGCATGAATGCAATCACCGGTTTTGAGAAGCTTGAGACCGATGACGATATTGATACCCTGTTCTGCATCCTTGTTCTTCTTGAACCGGATGGCATTGGCCATCACTTTTTTGATATATTCGAAATCCCCGGAATTGCTGCTGGCATCCAGCACCTTAAACGTGATGCTGTCCAGGAACTCATCGTAGGTTTCTCCGGGGAGATTTGGGAAGGAATTATCAAGGGCGGATATGACGTACCCGTAAAAAACCGGCAGGTTTGCATCTACTTTTACGGTATTGCGCTCGATGTACCCATAAAAATCCCGCTTCAACAGGTGCAGCTTATCGTACGTTATGGCATCCGAAAGCTTCTCTCCCTGCATATAGGGAAAATGGCATGTTAAAATATTAAAAGGTATGATAAAGGAAGATCATATTTCATCTTGGGCATAGTAGTAATATTCGCCCAGGCTCTTTTGTTCCCGGTCAAGGAACGACTCGGGTTTATTGATACGCGGGCGTCCGCTCTGGTCGCGGCGGAAGGTGACATCCAGCTCACGCAGGAACCGGTTCATGCCGTCCCGCATCGGGAAAGGACCTGACGCAGTTCCCTGTATGCCCGGTTCGCCTTCAAAGACAAGAATGCGTTCGCTGATCATATCGATGAGGTATATGTCATGGTCGATCACCATGATGCCGGCTTCCCTTCCTTCGGCATGGTGCTTGATCATCCGGGTCACCTTGACCCGCTGTTCGACATCCAGGTGTGCGCTGGGTTCATCCAGGATATAGAGATCGGCATCCTTTGAGAGACAGGCTGCGATTGAGACGCGCTGCAGCTCCCCGCCGCTGAGAGAATCGACCGGGGACTGGAGGATCGGTTCGAGCGTCAGTGCTTCCAGGATCTCATGCTGGTACATGGATGAATCGAATTTGGTTGTGCAGCGGCGCAGGAACATCTCCACGCTGTCGGAAGTATCTGCTTTGATGTACTGGGGTTTGTACGAAATCCGGAGGGATGTCTCAAGAGTACCGGTAGTCGGGGCTTCAGCGCCGGCAAGGAGTTTTGCAAACGTACTTTTCCCTATGCCGTTTGCGCCGACTACACCGAGCACTTCACCGGAGCGGATCGTTCCCCCGGATACCGTAAGGTGGAAGGATTCATAGTTCTTGGTCAGGGCGGGAATAATGAACAGGTCATCGCGGTGGGAACCCTTGTCATGGGCGCGTTTCTCGAAGACTACCTGGGTATCCCTGAACCGGACATTCTCCTCGTTAAGGTATCCTTCGAGGTACTGGTTGATACCCACGCGGACGCCTTTGGGACGGGTGATGATACCAAAGACCGCCGGCCTGCCGTAACCGACATGGACGGTATCGGCAAGCATGTCGAGGATTGCAAGATCATGCTCGACAATCACCACCGGCCGTTCAGCAGCAAGCTCCCGGATCAGTTTTGCAGCAGCAATACGCTGGTAGATGTCCAGGAAGGGGGTTATCTCATCGAGGAAATAGAGTTCGGCATCCCGGGCAAGACAGGCGGCGATTGCCACGCGCTGCAGTTCCCCGCCGCTGAGGGTATTGATCTCATGGTCAAGGATCCCGTCAAGCTTGAGCGCAGGCAGAATTTCCAACAGACAGCCGCGTTCATCCGTGGTCGTGAGAAGCTTGCGGACCGTGCCTGAGAAGACTTTGGGGATATAATCGATATACTGGGGTTTCGATGCAATCTTGAGCGACTTCTTCGATACGGTCTGGAGATAATCGAAGAGTTCGGTGCCGGCGTACCGCTTTAAGATCTCCTCCCAGGCAACTTCACTGTCGAAATTACCCAGGTTGGGCCGGAGCTGGCCGGAAAGGATCTTCACCGCAGTACTTTTACCGATACCGTTTGCGCCGAGAATACCGGTAACCTTTCCCTCGACCGGGATCGGGAGACCGTAGAGAGCAAAACCATTCTTGCCGTACCGGTGGGTGGGGTGTTCGAGTTCCTCAGGAAGGCTGACGATATCGATCGCGTCGAACGGGCACTTCTTGATACAGATACCGCACCCGACACAGAGTTCTTCGGATATAACTGCCTTGCCCTCGGGCCCGATAACAACGGTTTCATCTCCGGTCCTTACCCGGGGACAGTAGATGATACATTCCGTGCCGCACTTCCTGGCATGACAGCGATCCTTATGGACAATGGCTATTCTCATGGAGATCACAAAAAAAGATTACTTGGGTATTGCTGTCAGGAGGATTGTCCAGGACATGAACCAGAAAGCAAAGGTCATGAATCCCTGGTAGAACCAGTCTTTCCCGCCAAGCTTGCTGGTATCCATGCCCATGAGGACAAAGATGTGCTTTTGTATCACAATTCCTGCAAGCATGATCATGAACCCCAGGAACCCGTCATTCTGGATACCGGCAGCATTCGGGATACCACCGATATAGTACGAGAGAATGCCGGTAAAAATACCCAGGAATGATGCAACAAGCGTCCGCTTGATGCGGGCAATGTGTTCTGCCTGTTTATCCTGCTTTGTTTTCTGTTTTTTTGTGAGAACAGGCTGTTCTTCGATGACTTCTTCGCTCATCCGGCAACACCAGTAGTCATATTTTTTGGTGCGCAAGCCATATGTAAGTTAGTATCGAAGGCTCGTCTGATCACGTTTATTGATCACGTTTATGTATCCGCCCGGTTTTACAAAAACTGACTTGACGGGAAGGGGACACAGGAGTGCGCCCATGATTTCCGCGGAAGGCATTGGGGGAATAGAACGGGTGACGTTTTTTTAGTTCCCGCATACTATGACTATATAGCTATGGCATCCGAGCAGGGAATGAGCGGGATCGACGTCAAGGCGATGACAGCCGAGTTATGCAACAAGCTGCCGCTCTGGATCGACAAGGTTTACCAGTTCGATACCCGGACGCTCGCAATCCGTCTCAACGGCGAGAACAAGAAACGGTACCAGTTGATCATCGAAGCGGGAAGGCGGGCCCACCTGGTAACGGATCTCCCGGAACCACCCAAAAACCCGCCACATTTTGCCATGCTGCTGCGGAAGTATATTTCCGGGGGAAAAGTGCTTGCCATCCGGCAGCATGGGCTCGAACGCATCCTCATCTTCGATGTGGGTAAAGGCACAACCACCTACCACCTTATCCTTGAGCTGTTCGATGAAGGCAATG encodes:
- a CDS encoding ribosome biogenesis/translation initiation ATPase RLI is translated as MRIAIVHKDRCHARKCGTECIIYCPRVRTGDETVVIGPEGKAVISEELCVGCGICIKKCPFDAIDIVSLPEELEHPTHRYGKNGFALYGLPIPVEGKVTGILGANGIGKSTAVKILSGQLRPNLGNFDSEVAWEEILKRYAGTELFDYLQTVSKKSLKIASKPQYIDYIPKVFSGTVRKLLTTTDERGCLLEILPALKLDGILDHEINTLSGGELQRVAIAACLARDAELYFLDEITPFLDIYQRIAAAKLIRELAAERPVVIVEHDLAILDMLADTVHVGYGRPAVFGIITRPKGVRVGINQYLEGYLNEENVRFRDTQVVFEKRAHDKGSHRDDLFIIPALTKNYESFHLTVSGGTIRSGEVLGVVGANGIGKSTFAKLLAGAEAPTTGTLETSLRISYKPQYIKADTSDSVEMFLRRCTTKFDSSMYQHEILEALTLEPILQSPVDSLSGGELQRVSIAACLSKDADLYILDEPSAHLDVEQRVKVTRMIKHHAEGREAGIMVIDHDIYLIDMISERILVFEGEPGIQGTASGPFPMRDGMNRFLRELDVTFRRDQSGRPRINKPESFLDREQKSLGEYYYYAQDEI